Proteins from one Telopea speciosissima isolate NSW1024214 ecotype Mountain lineage chromosome 1, Tspe_v1, whole genome shotgun sequence genomic window:
- the LOC122652777 gene encoding patellin-1-like, whose amino-acid sequence MAEETQTKAEEVVVVETEKTVIEKDAPPPVPKEALNKHEFTVPPRAAKEEEKKAEIQEAFAPIEEKPTAIEEMPVPTITEEPPKTEASQVAEPILVSDMVEEKKEAPSKKPDEVTPLASAPEAEEPAAVVVTEVVEKITYVDDDGAKTVEAIEETIIAVSAPAAPAEETAAAAPKKEGEVEAAAAAPAETKQEEITDAAALPPPPPEEVSIWGIPLLADERSDVILLKFLRARYFKVKDVFTMIKNTVAWRKEFGIETLLEEDLGLAAQIDKQALAIDRFILLQNERLRSALHEQRNQQMATLLKKMESRALSLLKWKDEDIARAAKRTIELMLEKGRNGEPNLAKSR is encoded by the exons ATGGCAGAGGAAACCCAAACGAAAGCAGAGGAAGTCGTTGTGGTTGAGACAGAGAAAACTGTGATTGAGAAAGACGCACCACCACCGGTGCCGAAG GAAGCACTTAACAAACACGAGTTCACTGTTCCTCCACGGGCtgcaaaggaggaagagaagaaggctGAGATTCAAGAAGCCTTTGCCCCTATAGAGGAAAAGCCAACTGCTATTGAAGAAATGCCGGTACCGACGATCACGGAAGAGCCCCCGAAGACGGAGGCTAGTCAAGTTGCAGAGCCGATACTGGTCTCGGAcatggtggaggagaagaaagaagcacCATCGAAGAAGCCAGATGAAGTGACACCACTGGCATCAGCACCCGAAGCTGAGGAACCAGCAGCCGTGGTGGTTACAGAGGTGGTTGAGAAGATAACCTACGTTGATGACGATGGCGCTAAGACTGTTGAAGCCATTGAAGAGACCATCATAGCCGTCTCTGCTCCTGCAGCACCGGCTGAGGAAACTGCAGCGGCGGCtccaaaaaaggaaggggaggTAGAGGCCGCCGCAGCCGCACCTGCTGaaacaaaacaagaagagaTAACCGACGCTGCTgcgctgccaccaccaccaccagaggAGGTGTCAATATGGGGAATCCCTTTGCTTGCTGACGAGCGGAGCGATGTGATCCTTCTGAAATTCCTTCGTGCTAGGTATTTCAAGGTGAAGGACGTGTTCACCATGATCAAGAATACGGTGGCATGGAGGAAAGAGTTTGGAATTGAGACCCTTCTTGAGGAAGACCTAGGTTTAGCTGCTCAGATTGATAAGCAAGCATTGGCGATTGATCGTTTTATTCTATTACAG AATGAGAGACTCAGATCAGCTTTACATGAACAAAGGAATCAACAAATGGCTACCCTTCTAAAAAAGATGGAATCAAGGGCGTTGAGCTTACTGAAATGGAAGGATGAAGACATTGCAAGAGCGGCCAAAAGAACAATAGAGCTAATGCTTGAGAAGGGTAGAAATGGAGAACCAAACTTGGCAAAAAGTCGCTAA